The Brienomyrus brachyistius isolate T26 chromosome 9, BBRACH_0.4, whole genome shotgun sequence genome contains the following window.
ATCTTCTCCCCACAATCAGCAGCACACGACTCCTAATACTTAGTCACCGAGCCACTCTTAATGTGTTCATAGCTTATAATGTCATTATACGCTGCTAATTGCTAGCCTGAGATTTGCAAACCTGGACGCAATGGATCAAAATATTGTTACGTGCCTGATTTGAAATCTGGTCTAGATTTCTTTTCAGCTCTCTGATGAAGGGGTATCTGTAATGTTGTCTCCACAGATTCAGAAGAAGCTGCAACCAGGAATGTGAGAGAACTGCAGCAGCTTCGAAGACACAGCACTGTGAGAGAGCAGAGAAGGAGAGTGTGAGGGTTATGGAAACAATGACAGACATCACTGGCTGGCTAAcagaaagcaaaacaaagagGAAAAGACAGACGGAAAAGGGAGTGGAGAAAATGTGAAGGACACAGGGGCGCGGCATCAAGAACAGGTTATTGAAAGGAAAGGCCTCTCACCTTGAACACTAATTACACCCATTTACAATTCAACTTGTTTTAGTACATCTTTGACTACTCATTACACATGCAGTTGAAAAATATTACACATTTTCTGTGGTGACGCGGATCCTATATTACAGGTATCTACAATCAAATTCAAGAATTAAAGACATATAATAGATAGGACACATAAATAGTGTATTAGTCAGGTAGAAAATACACAGGAAAACAAATCAGTTAGTCTTACCGGGTCATTGTCACACAATAGGGAATCATGATAAGGATGAGATATTTCGTAGTCTTTTGGGAAAACTTCACGCTGTAAtgtagtcaaaaaaaaaaaatcaaatcaatGCAATACAATATACAGTTAAACAGAACAACAAAGAAACTGGTAGTTCAATTTGTCACGATATGACACAAGCAGCCACAGAGAGGGTCATCTATAGATTACAGGGACAATAGGATAATTTCAGCATTTTTTCCATTagtataaaaaatatacaaatataagaTACGAGCTGAATAATTACAGGCAATTTTTAAACATGATTATTGAAAAAAACTCACAAAGCCATCAGGACCCTTCTCGTCGATAAAAATGAGTTGATTTTTGATACTTTCTTGTAAAATTTCATCACACCCTTTTCCTTGGACAAGCAAAGCAGACAAGAGCAGTAGTACTGTGCATAATAGGGCGAGAGAGAGAAATATTGTGATTTTAAACACATCATTTAAGATTTAGAGAATTATTGCTGTTGTTGCAAAACAAAGCAGCCTCCTataatgaataaaaatgaaaaacagattGCAATAAGCACGCATCCAGAGTGGTAATATAGTGACATCCTGCTTACAGCTGACGCAGTACTGATTTCACACTGATTATGCCGTCACCCAAGAAACCAAGAATAATCCTGACGTATAACGTGTAGTTAATAGCTTGTAAAATTATATAAACTATCCTAAAGTAAGAGGTAGTCAGACATATAGGTATTTAATATGCTTATCATTGCGGAATCTGCTGCTCTGTTTATTTATATAAGAAGTATGAGTCTTACCTGATAATTGCATCCTTTATCTTACCCAGAGGATACAACTCTCCATTtcttttatatacatatataagtatatataGACATTTTTTTGGCCGCGAATTGCTTATTCACCTAGTCAGTCTCCTGTCTGCTTTACTATTCCAGGCGTTTCTGAAATGGTATTTAATATTTGCTTTCCCTCCAGACGACACTGCATGAGCTCCTGTTAAATTCTAAAGCCGAAATTAGCTCCCCGGTACATTTGGTACTTTCCAATCCTTTAGATCACCTTCACTTTCATTATGGACTTCAAAAGCTCTAAAAGGAAAAAGTGCACCAGACCATTATCTCACTATGCACTACAGTATAAACTGATTTTAACTGAAAGAATCCCCCCTCTTTTATAATTGCTATCGCAACGTCCTACTTTCTGACTGCCTTCTACTAGTATTTAACGTAGAAAGTGAAAGTACTCCAGCAATCACTAGCTGTGGCAGTCCCACCCGCGATTTATTATTAAAGGCACCTCCCCCTTATATAGATATGCATTTGCTTTTTTGTAGGTAAGGATTTAAATCTCATTATTGGAATCACCCGGGAATAGGCCCACAGTTCCTTGATTATTAAATTATAAAAGACTTCTTCTCATTTGCGCTTTTAGACTTGATATCGCAGGATTAAATTTACTGCCAGTTATATCGGGAATATTTTTAATGATCTGGTGGCGCCGTTTTAACTTGCAATAGTACATTATACCACTCCATTAGCTCAATCTATCTTTTAGCCACAAGTCACTAACACGCTTTCCCAACTAATGTGAAAACGGCAATTACCGTTGAGTTTTCGTTATCAAAAACCAAACACACTTTGAACGTACTGATTTGTTATCTCccagttaaatatttaaataccgTAAGGGTATAGAGACGCTAAAAGGTACAATCGTGATAAAGCAAACCAGGCAATtgaaaaatgtatgtttttaatGTTGTACACTTTAAAATTTTAAACTTTATATAGACAAATAATACACTCCGATTGAAGCATCAACTAGTTTGGCAATCCGGCTCGTCGTTCAAGGTTCATTTCGCGTTTTATGTTAAATCTATGTCGTAGTCATCGATAATCCGTATATAAAAATTGTTTTGCGGTCAGAAAAAATGTTTTCGATTGAGTTTAGCAGGTTGATGTAACTTGATGTTGATGTGAGAAACTGCTCCATTTCAGGTAAGCTAACATCCACACGGCGGCGCTGAAGTGAACACAGAATGACGTTGACAGTCACAGTATTTTAATAGGttgcattttttaataatcattcaAATTTTGGGAATAGTGTTACTTATatattttaatgtgtttgaaattatgcattttccaaaaaaacaaaaaggaatcgtgttcatttttttaaaaaagggttcTGTGTTAGTCAGAAATACTTAGTATTAcaacatgatacattttaagaAATATATGCAAAGTGAGAAAGCCCCCCTCTTACTGACTCAGCGTCCTTTCCTTCCACTCACCGACttggcatcccccccccccccaactcactGACTCGGCATCCTCTTCCCCCTCTATCTGACTCGGTCTGCTTTCCTCCCACTTACTGACTCTATCCTCTCCCCCCTCTCACTGACTCAGCATCCTCTCCCCCCACTCACTGACTCGGTCTGCTTTCCCCCCACTCACTGACTCGGCCTGcattccccccccctcactgacTCAGCATCCTCTCCCCCCACTCACTGACTCAGCATCCTCTCCCCCCTCTCACTGACTCAGCATCCTCTCCCCCCTCTCACTGACTCAGCATCCTCTCCCCCCTCTCACTGACTCAGCATCCTCTCCCCCCACTCACTGATTCGGTCTGCTTTCCCCCCTCTCACTGACTCAGTGTCCTCtccccacccctcactgctgtCATCAGGTGACTCTTGTAGGTCTTGCTCAGTCCCGTAATCCAGAACTTCAGCAGCCGGACATTGTCATCCTCACCGGGCCCCGTGGCCCCGAGCAGAGCTAGAACCTTCTGGGTGTCCTCACGGCCCCGTCCATCCACTTTAGAAAATTTGAAGAGCACCTTAACTTTGCTGAAAAATTTGTAGCAAGAAGAAAACATCAGCTGACTAAATGAACCGTGAGGAAGATGGAGATAGATCCTGATGTTCTAGGCAAGGATTCTATGAAAATGGCAGCAAAGTTAAGGCCAAATTAGACATATTTACTTCATCCATTCCTCTTTCAGACACAGGAGACAGTGTGACACCACCTCTACGGAGAGGTTCTCATTGGACAAAGCCACTTCCACCTTGTTGAGCAGCGTAGGGCCTGAGAAAGAGacattgagagagagagagaaatagaaGAACTAAGAATAAGGAGGAGGTAACAAATGGCCTCCCCTCTCACCACAGCACTGGGCATCAGGCCTACCCCTGTCTGTAGGCTGTGTGGTGGCACTGCTGATGTTGAACTGGTAGAGGGAGAGGATATCATCATCACAGACCGCAGGGTAGAGGGAACCTCGCTCCGCGTTGACGACATCAACTAGCACAGCGAACTCTGTAGCCGGCATGgtcattgggggtgggggtgggtcagAAACACATCATCGCAGCCACAATAAATACATCCACATCTGCAGCTCACATTCAGTTAAAAATCTAAGAGCTCAAAGACTCAGGAAGGTATCGCCTCTGCCCATCAAAAGTGTTAGAATCCTTAAGTCTCAGAACATTAACAGGGTTACAGATTAGTGCCGAGGGTCACCTGAGGAGCTGACGTGGGCAGGGATCGGGACGTCGGGGCTGAGTCCCAGGAAGTTGCAGCGGTAGGCTTCTTCATACTGGGGGCTGTAGGGCACTGACCTCACACAGCCTACTGGGAGCAGAGCCTGATGGGACACCAGAGAATCGCACTTAGGTCCATAGTGGTACAATAACAAAGACGCTTTGCAGCAAGCAGGCTCCTGCAGACCTTGAGCACGCTGAAAGCCGACTGGATGAGCGAAGGGTCCGGTCCTCTCCAGATAACCTGGTTCCCCATCAGCACATGCCAGGCAAGCTGTCGGAACTCTACTGCCCCTAGAACCTGAGCCATGAAAAACAACACATCTAACTTTGTGGTTCAGATGAAAAGCTGTGGTGGATAAGCATGCATTTCGAATGGAGCTGATGTCGTAATTCATAACATTTAATTCTGTACGCATTCTAGCATACAACAAACTGTGCATTCTCCAAGTAACAGGATTTTAATTACTTGTCTTAAGTGCCTCAAGGATTTGAACTTTGGCCCTGGCAACTCCTCCCCTTTTCCAccgtcacacaggaagtccctCCCGAGTTCATTATCTGACTGGTTGCGCTGAGGTAATGAACAACCTCCTTCTGCTCCTTCCCAACCAATCATTTCTTCTTCTTGTTCTTCATGTAGGACATTCAGAATTACATAATCATTATTTTTGAAAGAACAATGTTAAGTAATGGGGACCAAAGAACAACTGATATCAATGAGGTCTTTGTTCAGTCTATGAACAGGAATGGCGTATAATGGTTTACTTTTTATAAGTTAAATCAGCATGTTGGACTTATCCAAATATTAGAAGAGGATTAAAATGATACTGCCTATTTCATTGAAAACAGATGTTTAATCATACATTCAGCTACAAAAATGTACTGAGAAAGATTCTACATCAGCTTAAATGCACTACAATGCCTTCAAGCCAAAAGCTAAAACGTAACATTTTCTACAATAAAACTAAGCACCAAACTCCGTGAACCACTTTACAGTGACATTTTTAAGGGAAAACAATGGTGGTGTTTTGGAAGAAAAGTGCACATACCTGTCTGCCTCTCGATGAGCACCAGCGTGTCCTCTGTGGGAGCTCCTTCCAGAAGCTTCTCTGTGAGACGGCTCCCGCAAGCCTTCAGCAGCCTTGGGGAGagaggacacacacatacatgcacactgtCGATAAGCGGGCATGGAGGTGGCCCAGATGCTGGCTGCTAGCTCGGGGTGCTTAGGGTGAGGCTCAGCCAGAAAGAGGGAGGAGGTCTTAGGCGGCCTACTGGGGGAAGAGAGTGATGGAAGCGTACCAGCTGAAAGAGGAGTGCAGGCTGGCccacaggtctggatgctgcgtCAAGGAGGAAAGGGAGCGGGCCGCATTGCCGCTCCTTTGGTGCGGAAAGACAGC
Protein-coding sequences here:
- the flcn gene encoding folliculin, with the protein product MNALVALCHFCELHGPRTLFCTEALHPPSPSPPQPGLSIAGERDREGDREGEGLTMRANGSASQRADMCEGCRSLPASHPGFVSVDSETGIRFLSHQHPRQPQLFSVVRQACVRSLSCEVCPGREGPIFFGDEQHGFVFSHTFFIKDSLARGFQRWYSIVIVAMDRIYLINSWPFLLRHLKLTIQGLQNTALKVFDSEQCVCPQRAVRMNSVFSPAVFPHQRSGNAARSLSSLTQHPDLWASLHSSFSWLLKACGSRLTEKLLEGAPTEDTLVLIERQTEQEEEMIGWEGAEGGCSLPQRNQSDNELGRDFLCDGGKGEELPGPKFKSLRHLRQVLGAVEFRQLAWHVLMGNQVIWRGPDPSLIQSAFSVLKALLPVGCVRSVPYSPQYEEAYRCNFLGLSPDVPIPAHVSSSEFAVLVDVVNAERGSLYPAVCDDDILSLYQFNISSATTQPTDRGPTLLNKVEVALSNENLSVEVVSHCLLCLKEEWMNKVKVLFKFSKVDGRGREDTQKVLALLGATGPGEDDNVRLLKFWITGLSKTYKSHLMTAVRGGERTLSQ